One Aliidiomarina minuta genomic region harbors:
- the rep gene encoding DNA helicase Rep encodes MQLNSRQQKAVTYIAGPMLVLAGAGSGKTRVITEKIAHLIRNCDYKPNQIAALTFTNKAAREMKERITQTMGRKSCRGLRVSTFHTLGLDIIRREIASLGMKPGFSLFDDQDSMALLKALTEDELDVDKSWLKIAISRISSWKSAMLSPEQAEKSAQGPEEQLFAQVYEQYQRHLKAYNALDFDDLILLPTLLLQSNESARQRWQKRVRYLLVDEYQDTNTSQYQMVKLLVGERARFTVVGDDDQSIYSWRGAQPENLSLLQKDFPSLQVVKLEQNYRSMERILKCANILIANNPHMFEKKLYSDMGYGDQLRVIYGRNEENEAERVVAEMVRERFLHKTRYQDYAILYRGNYQSRVFEKALMNNRIPYKITGGQSFFARSEIKDIMAYLRLLVNPDDDNAFLRIINLPRRGIGPTTLERIGQFAHQQRVSLFATCQIHALKTQLNTQAWHAVVAFTETMQDTARKCADPGDRSIQAIRDLIKEIHYEEWLYESSPSPAAAEMRMKNVSELYRWVSDMLSDGNDEPMNLEQVVNKLMLRDMLSRQEEEEDGDQVQLMTLHAAKGLEFPYVFMVGMEEGLLPHQSSIDEGNIEEERRLAYVGITRAQQRLVFTLARERRQYGEVIRPEPSRFLLELPQDDVEWEDNKKTVSQEEKQEKSATNIAALRAMLKK; translated from the coding sequence ATGCAACTGAACAGTCGCCAACAAAAAGCGGTTACCTATATCGCCGGCCCCATGCTGGTGTTGGCCGGTGCCGGTAGTGGCAAGACCCGGGTAATTACCGAAAAAATTGCCCACCTGATCCGTAACTGCGACTACAAACCCAATCAGATTGCAGCGCTAACCTTCACCAATAAAGCCGCCCGTGAGATGAAAGAGCGCATTACCCAGACCATGGGCCGCAAGTCCTGCCGGGGTCTGCGGGTCTCAACTTTTCATACTCTGGGACTGGATATTATCCGCCGCGAAATCGCCTCTCTGGGCATGAAACCCGGTTTTTCCCTGTTTGATGATCAGGACTCGATGGCGTTATTAAAAGCGCTCACTGAAGATGAGCTGGATGTAGATAAAAGCTGGCTCAAGATTGCGATCAGCAGGATCAGTAGCTGGAAGAGTGCCATGCTTTCTCCGGAGCAAGCGGAAAAAAGCGCACAAGGGCCAGAGGAGCAACTTTTCGCGCAGGTATACGAACAGTATCAACGACATCTTAAAGCTTATAATGCACTGGATTTCGACGACTTAATTTTACTGCCCACACTATTACTGCAAAGCAATGAAAGTGCCCGGCAGCGCTGGCAGAAGCGCGTTCGTTATCTACTCGTTGACGAATATCAGGATACCAACACCAGCCAGTACCAAATGGTGAAGTTATTAGTAGGTGAACGCGCCCGTTTTACCGTGGTTGGAGATGACGACCAAAGTATCTATTCCTGGCGCGGCGCCCAGCCCGAAAATTTATCCTTACTGCAAAAGGATTTTCCCTCTTTGCAAGTCGTCAAACTGGAGCAAAACTACCGTTCCATGGAACGTATTCTCAAATGCGCCAACATACTTATCGCCAATAATCCGCATATGTTTGAAAAGAAACTGTATTCGGATATGGGTTATGGCGATCAACTGCGTGTTATATATGGTCGCAATGAAGAAAACGAGGCGGAAAGAGTAGTTGCAGAAATGGTGCGTGAACGATTTCTGCATAAAACCCGCTATCAGGACTATGCCATTTTATATCGCGGCAACTACCAGTCCCGGGTTTTTGAAAAAGCGCTGATGAACAACCGTATTCCCTACAAAATAACTGGCGGCCAATCTTTTTTTGCACGCTCTGAAATTAAAGACATCATGGCGTACCTGCGACTTCTGGTGAATCCGGATGATGATAATGCATTTTTACGTATCATCAATTTACCACGCCGCGGTATCGGCCCCACGACTCTCGAACGCATCGGCCAGTTTGCTCACCAACAACGGGTTAGTCTGTTTGCTACCTGCCAGATACATGCCTTGAAAACCCAGCTCAATACTCAGGCCTGGCATGCAGTGGTGGCTTTTACTGAAACTATGCAGGATACCGCACGGAAATGCGCAGACCCGGGTGATCGTAGCATTCAGGCTATCCGTGATCTAATCAAAGAGATCCATTATGAAGAATGGCTCTATGAAAGTAGTCCAAGCCCTGCAGCGGCTGAGATGCGGATGAAGAACGTGAGTGAATTATATCGCTGGGTCAGCGACATGCTCAGCGACGGCAATGACGAACCTATGAACCTGGAACAGGTGGTCAATAAACTGATGCTGCGTGACATGCTGTCACGTCAGGAAGAAGAGGAAGATGGCGATCAGGTCCAGTTAATGACGCTGCACGCGGCCAAAGGTCTGGAGTTCCCTTATGTCTTTATGGTTGGCATGGAGGAAGGGTTGTTGCCCCACCAATCCAGTATTGATGAAGGCAATATTGAAGAAGAACGCCGTCTTGCTTATGTTGGCATTACCCGGGCGCAGCAGCGTTTAGTCTTTACTCTGGCTCGGGAACGTCGCCAATATGGCGAAGTCATACGCCCGGAACCCAGCCGCTTTTTGCTGGAGCTACCGCAGGATGATGTCGAATGGGAAGATAATAAGAAAACAGTCAGTCAGGAAGAAAAACAGGAAAAAAGCGCCACTAATATTGCTGCCCTGAGGGC